A genomic segment from Barrientosiimonas humi encodes:
- a CDS encoding GNAT family N-acetyltransferase has product MSSPPWTVRPVPYLDPVAQELVAELDQDMQARYGGQDATPVDPDHFADPSGTFLVMEDGAGPIGCAGIRTHGADAEIKRMYVRASRRRRGFARHLLTALEAYARARGFTRVILETGTAQPEAIALYEASGYQQIVGYGYYRDEPTCRCYAKWLI; this is encoded by the coding sequence ATGAGCTCCCCGCCCTGGACGGTGCGGCCCGTGCCGTACCTGGACCCCGTGGCCCAGGAGCTGGTTGCTGAGCTCGACCAGGACATGCAGGCGCGCTACGGCGGGCAGGACGCGACACCGGTCGACCCCGACCACTTCGCCGACCCGTCCGGCACGTTCCTCGTGATGGAGGACGGCGCGGGGCCCATCGGGTGCGCGGGCATCCGCACCCACGGCGCCGACGCCGAGATCAAGCGGATGTACGTCCGCGCCAGCCGCCGTCGCCGCGGCTTCGCGCGGCACCTGCTCACCGCGCTGGAGGCCTACGCCCGCGCCCGCGGCTTCACCCGGGTGATCCTGGAGACCGGCACCGCCCAGCCCGAGGCCATCGCGCTGTACGAGGCCAGCGGCTACCAGCAGATCGTCGGCTACGGCTACTACCGCGACGAGCCGACCTGCCGGTGCTACGCGAAGTGGCTGATCTGA
- a CDS encoding DUF3017 domain-containing protein codes for MSARSARPGPLWIAAAAGTLVCLAVMVLGDVRTGGYALGALLLVCGLVRVGLPDDTSLGLAVRSRFVDLAIYLSLAISILVIFRTLKLP; via the coding sequence GTGTCCGCCCGCTCGGCCCGCCCCGGTCCGTTGTGGATCGCCGCTGCGGCCGGGACCCTGGTGTGCCTGGCGGTGATGGTCCTCGGCGACGTGCGCACGGGCGGGTACGCCCTCGGCGCCCTGCTCCTGGTGTGCGGCCTGGTCCGGGTCGGGCTGCCCGACGACACCTCGCTCGGCCTCGCCGTGCGCAGCCGGTTCGTCGACCTCGCGATCTACCTGAGCCTCGCGATCTCGATCCTGGTCATCTTCCGCACCCTCAAGCTCCCCTGA
- a CDS encoding bifunctional methylenetetrahydrofolate dehydrogenase/methenyltetrahydrofolate cyclohydrolase, giving the protein MTATVLDGKATLQAIKDELRTRIEALAARGVVPGLGTVLVGDDPGSRWYVAAKHRDCASVGITSIRRDLPATATQAEVEAVIDELNADPACTGFLVQQPTGLDEFALLSRVDPAKDVDGLHPFNLGKLVLGEEGPLPCTPIGAIELLRRYDVPLDGAEVVVVGRGLTVGRPLGLLLTRRSENATTTLCHTGTRDLAAHTRAADIVVVAAGGPGLITPDMVKPGAAVLDVGVSRVDGKPVGDVAPEVAEVAGFVSPNPGGVGPMTRAMLLTNVVLAAEKLAG; this is encoded by the coding sequence GTGACGGCGACGGTTCTCGACGGCAAGGCGACCCTCCAGGCGATCAAGGACGAGCTGCGCACCCGCATCGAGGCGCTCGCCGCCCGGGGCGTGGTGCCCGGGCTCGGCACGGTGCTCGTCGGCGACGACCCCGGCAGCAGGTGGTACGTCGCGGCCAAGCACCGCGACTGCGCCTCCGTCGGCATCACCTCCATCCGGCGCGACCTGCCCGCCACCGCCACCCAGGCCGAGGTCGAGGCGGTCATCGACGAGCTCAACGCCGACCCCGCCTGCACCGGTTTCCTCGTGCAGCAGCCGACCGGGCTCGACGAGTTCGCGCTGCTCTCGCGCGTCGACCCGGCCAAGGACGTCGACGGCCTGCACCCGTTCAACCTCGGCAAGCTCGTGCTGGGGGAGGAGGGGCCGCTGCCGTGCACGCCCATCGGCGCGATCGAGCTGCTGCGCCGCTACGACGTGCCGCTCGACGGGGCGGAGGTCGTCGTGGTCGGCCGCGGCCTGACCGTCGGCCGCCCGCTCGGCCTGCTGCTCACCCGGCGCTCCGAGAACGCCACGACCACGCTGTGCCACACCGGCACCCGCGACCTGGCCGCGCACACCCGGGCCGCCGACATCGTGGTGGTGGCCGCCGGCGGACCCGGCCTGATCACGCCCGACATGGTCAAGCCCGGCGCGGCCGTGCTCGACGTCGGGGTCTCCCGCGTCGACGGCAAGCCGGTCGGCGACGTCGCGCCCGAGGTGGCCGAGGTCGCCGGGTTCGTCTCGCCCAACCCCGGCGGGGTCGGCCCGATGACCCGCGCGATGCTGCTGACCAACGTGGTGCTCGCCGCCGAGAAGCTCGCGGGCTGA
- a CDS encoding helix-turn-helix domain-containing protein, whose protein sequence is MTWCAPLPEDFPGREPEPAEEVDEDLLLDPDSDDPMAGTRHPEPSPETRAFEEARRQDRVELLNRPPSVPNHLRPLGPIVYKGGLNRHPLSDPGRRADAIATTRSQLTVLDQIGLALRMDRDAAGESQRAYAERRGVSRDMIRRAEGGGTGRQSLDTVRNLLAGTGFELAVIRSGSPASRPSDEIDPERLVAKDLAGRALPAHLPIELAPNPGMVWLFRNGGWWTKKVAPAWTYRRDREP, encoded by the coding sequence ATGACGTGGTGCGCTCCGCTGCCGGAGGACTTCCCCGGCCGAGAGCCGGAGCCTGCCGAGGAGGTCGACGAGGACCTGCTGCTCGACCCGGACTCCGACGACCCGATGGCCGGCACCAGGCACCCGGAGCCGTCACCGGAGACGCGCGCGTTCGAGGAGGCCCGCCGGCAGGACCGCGTCGAGCTGCTCAACCGGCCGCCGTCAGTGCCGAACCATCTGCGTCCTCTGGGGCCGATCGTCTACAAGGGCGGGCTCAACCGCCACCCGTTGAGCGATCCTGGCCGCAGGGCGGACGCCATCGCGACGACCAGGTCGCAGCTGACGGTCTTGGACCAGATCGGCCTGGCGCTGCGGATGGATCGTGACGCGGCAGGGGAGAGCCAGCGTGCCTACGCCGAGCGTCGGGGTGTCAGCCGCGACATGATCCGGCGCGCGGAGGGCGGCGGCACCGGGCGGCAGAGCCTCGACACGGTGCGCAACCTCCTGGCGGGCACGGGGTTCGAGCTGGCGGTCATCCGTTCCGGCTCCCCGGCGAGCCGCCCCAGCGACGAGATCGACCCCGAGCGGCTGGTCGCCAAAGACCTCGCCGGGCGGGCGCTCCCGGCCCACCTCCCGATCGAGCTGGCACCGAACCCGGGGATGGTCTGGCTGTTCCGCAACGGCGGATGGTGGACGAAGAAGGTGGCTCCGGCGTGGACGTACCGGCGCGACCGAGAGCCGTGA
- a CDS encoding malate dehydrogenase produces the protein MSTTPVKVAVTGAAGNVSYSLLFRIASGAIFGPDRPVELRLLEVTPALKALEGVVMELDDSAFPLLAGVETGDDPNKVFDGVNLALLVGAKPRGPGMERGDMLKDNGGIFAPQGKALNDVAADDVRVVVTGNPANTNALIAMNNAPDIPNERFSALTRLDHNRAIAQLAAKTGASVTEISNMTIWGNHSATQYPDLFHAKVKGQVAAEAVGDQAWIEDTYIPTVAKRGAAIIDARGASSAASAAAATIDHARDWFAGTAQGDWTSMAVPSDGSYGVAEGLISSFPVTTKDGDYEIVQGLEIDDFSRGKIDASVQELTEERDTVRGLGLI, from the coding sequence GTGAGCACCACGCCCGTCAAGGTGGCCGTCACCGGCGCCGCCGGCAACGTCAGCTACAGCCTGCTGTTCCGCATCGCGAGCGGTGCGATCTTCGGCCCGGACCGCCCCGTGGAGCTGCGGCTGCTCGAGGTCACTCCGGCGCTCAAGGCGCTCGAGGGCGTCGTCATGGAGCTCGACGACTCGGCGTTCCCGCTGCTCGCTGGCGTCGAGACCGGCGACGACCCCAACAAGGTCTTCGACGGGGTCAACCTCGCCCTGCTGGTCGGCGCGAAGCCGCGCGGCCCGGGCATGGAGCGCGGCGACATGCTGAAGGACAACGGCGGCATCTTCGCCCCGCAGGGCAAGGCGCTGAACGACGTGGCGGCCGACGACGTGCGCGTCGTCGTCACCGGCAACCCGGCCAACACCAACGCGCTCATCGCGATGAACAACGCGCCCGACATCCCGAACGAGCGGTTCAGCGCGCTCACCCGCCTGGACCACAACCGCGCGATCGCCCAGCTGGCCGCGAAGACCGGTGCGAGCGTGACCGAGATCAGCAACATGACGATCTGGGGCAACCACTCGGCGACGCAGTACCCCGACCTGTTCCACGCCAAGGTCAAGGGTCAGGTCGCGGCCGAGGCCGTGGGCGACCAGGCCTGGATCGAGGACACCTACATCCCGACCGTCGCCAAGCGCGGCGCGGCGATCATCGACGCCCGCGGCGCGTCGTCGGCGGCCTCGGCCGCGGCGGCCACCATCGACCACGCGCGCGACTGGTTCGCCGGCACGGCGCAGGGCGACTGGACCTCGATGGCGGTGCCGAGCGACGGGTCGTACGGCGTCGCCGAGGGCCTGATCTCCTCGTTCCCGGTGACCACCAAGGACGGCGACTACGAGATCGTCCAGGGCCTGGAGATCGACGACTTCTCGCGCGGCAAGATCGACGCGTCGGTGCAGGAGCTGACCGAGGAGCGCGACACGGTCAGGGGGCTCGGGCTGATCTGA
- a CDS encoding amidohydrolase family protein: MTALLITDVRPWGRSATDVAVLDGRIVAALPEGVEPQVVPGRGRLLLPSFSDVHVHLDSTRIGLPFREHTGSPGIWPMVMNDRANWRSAELPVAERAELTLGRMIARGATRVRSYAQIDVDAGLERFDAVRRAKETHAGRCDVAVIAFPQAGLLREEGTVPLLEEALRQGADVMGGIDPCTLDRDPKGHLDVVFKLAERYQVPIDIHLHEPGHLGVFSTDLVIERVRALGMQGQVTMSHAYDLGSVDEATTRRLVETFAELDIAMATVAPARQQGLPLTALAEAGVRVGLGEDGQRDYWSPYGNADMLDRTWQLAFTHGFRADELIEHCVAIATVGGAAVLDATAPRLGGVADRPGLEVGHPAELLLVDGETVTSAVMDRGTDRTVIHAGRVVADGLALVPGAGQGLPDWRTSQ, from the coding sequence ATGACCGCCCTGCTCATCACCGACGTACGCCCGTGGGGCCGGAGCGCGACCGACGTCGCCGTCCTCGACGGCCGGATCGTGGCCGCGCTGCCCGAGGGGGTCGAGCCGCAGGTGGTGCCGGGACGCGGCCGGCTGCTGCTGCCGTCGTTCTCCGACGTGCACGTGCACCTGGACTCCACCCGCATCGGGCTGCCGTTCCGCGAGCACACCGGCTCGCCGGGCATCTGGCCGATGGTGATGAACGACCGCGCCAACTGGCGCTCGGCAGAGCTGCCGGTCGCCGAGCGGGCAGAGCTGACCCTCGGCCGGATGATCGCCCGCGGCGCGACGCGGGTTCGCTCCTACGCCCAGATCGACGTCGACGCCGGGCTCGAGCGGTTCGACGCGGTGCGCCGGGCCAAAGAGACCCACGCGGGCCGCTGCGACGTCGCGGTCATCGCCTTCCCGCAGGCGGGGCTGCTGCGCGAGGAGGGGACGGTTCCGCTGCTCGAGGAGGCGCTGCGCCAGGGCGCCGACGTGATGGGCGGCATCGACCCGTGCACGCTCGACCGCGACCCCAAGGGCCACCTCGACGTGGTCTTCAAGCTGGCCGAGCGATACCAGGTCCCGATCGACATTCACCTGCACGAGCCCGGGCACCTCGGGGTGTTCAGCACCGACCTGGTGATCGAGCGGGTGCGCGCGCTCGGCATGCAGGGGCAGGTCACGATGTCCCACGCGTACGACCTCGGCTCGGTCGACGAGGCCACCACCCGGCGGCTGGTCGAGACGTTCGCCGAGCTCGACATCGCGATGGCCACCGTCGCCCCGGCCAGGCAGCAGGGACTGCCGCTGACGGCGCTCGCCGAGGCGGGCGTACGCGTGGGGCTGGGGGAGGACGGGCAGCGCGACTACTGGTCGCCCTACGGCAACGCGGACATGCTCGACCGCACCTGGCAGCTGGCGTTCACCCACGGCTTCCGGGCCGACGAGCTCATCGAGCACTGCGTCGCGATCGCGACCGTGGGCGGCGCGGCGGTGCTCGACGCGACCGCGCCGCGGCTTGGCGGCGTCGCCGACCGGCCCGGTCTCGAGGTGGGCCACCCGGCCGAGCTGCTGCTGGTCGACGGCGAGACCGTGACCTCGGCGGTGATGGACCGCGGCACCGACCGCACGGTGATCCACGCCGGACGCGTGGTGGCCGACGGGCTGGCCCTGGTCCCAGGTGCTGGACAGGGCTTGCCCGACTGGCGGACCTCTCAATAA